A section of the Haloferax sp. Atlit-12N genome encodes:
- a CDS encoding helix-turn-helix domain-containing protein, which produces MSEEPALGDVLDLLSDEYARDILAATSTKPMSAQELADECEMSKPTVYRRVERLQAYGLLDEQTEIRTSNNHYSVYTATLSEFSVELDDGSFEASLTRTADESFPGEGETDTADRFKRMWEDL; this is translated from the coding sequence GTGAGTGAGGAACCGGCGCTGGGTGATGTTCTCGACCTCCTCAGCGACGAGTACGCCCGGGACATCCTCGCAGCGACGAGTACCAAACCAATGTCCGCACAAGAGCTTGCCGACGAGTGTGAGATGTCCAAACCGACGGTCTACCGTCGGGTGGAACGATTACAAGCGTACGGACTCCTCGACGAGCAGACCGAGATTCGAACCAGTAACAACCACTACAGCGTCTACACCGCCACGCTCTCCGAGTTCTCCGTCGAATTAGACGACGGCTCGTTCGAGGCGTCGCTGACGCGCACCGCCGACGAGTCGTTCCCCGGCGAGGGAGAGACCGACACCGCCGACCGCTTCAAACGGATGTGGGAGGACCTCTGA
- a CDS encoding DUF6498-containing protein, producing the protein MSPPRYGDVPTSSLPAGIGFLPVLSANLLPLAGVLWFGWNPGTLLAVYVLELLLLFPLSGVKALFAGRPPTSSREGGVFSLSDNDLVDKRGSVTVHERLPPVYPRNVPFATAVVSGGAWVGVFLLAPLSEVVSVLDVLARPEAVVSVAALVIGQAGETAATFLRRDRYAERSPYALVEIPARQAMFLACLLFFVALGGATVALAGFVFVKLLFEWSGFRAEQSGGRLTSWLSGPDSDAIRDEVAVPDGHPSAAIDADRRAVVAAAVWRAVTTTGPFYVTMAAMVWIGGTAFVAEEASLAVWVGFGVFGLALLAFMLVGDVVEDTLASGWLTYRRFDDRLVVHDRLTNEPQWAVTVGDLRDAEVVATRPTDRYLGTRTFTATVGWGDDETERTLGPVADAEAFVDAFDLPVESTGLAPLDRRFAGAAVASIVLTAAGVVAVVATPLGPSTSWLLALFLFPAFAIVPKGFWKLAHS; encoded by the coding sequence ATGTCCCCTCCACGGTACGGCGACGTTCCGACTTCGTCTCTCCCCGCCGGCATCGGATTCCTCCCGGTGCTTTCGGCGAATCTCCTTCCCCTCGCCGGCGTGCTGTGGTTCGGCTGGAACCCCGGGACGCTCCTCGCGGTCTACGTCCTCGAACTGCTGTTGCTGTTCCCGCTTTCGGGCGTGAAAGCGCTGTTCGCCGGCCGGCCGCCGACTTCGTCCCGCGAGGGCGGCGTCTTCAGCCTGTCCGACAACGACCTCGTCGACAAGCGCGGAAGCGTCACCGTTCACGAGCGTCTGCCGCCGGTGTATCCGCGGAACGTTCCGTTTGCGACCGCCGTCGTCAGCGGCGGCGCGTGGGTGGGCGTCTTCCTCCTCGCGCCGCTCTCAGAGGTCGTCTCGGTGCTCGACGTACTCGCCCGCCCGGAGGCGGTCGTCAGCGTCGCCGCGCTCGTCATCGGGCAGGCTGGCGAGACCGCCGCCACGTTCCTCCGGCGCGACCGATACGCGGAGCGCTCGCCGTACGCCCTCGTCGAGATTCCCGCCCGGCAGGCGATGTTCCTCGCGTGTCTCCTGTTCTTCGTCGCTCTCGGTGGCGCAACCGTTGCGCTCGCGGGGTTCGTGTTCGTGAAACTGCTCTTCGAGTGGTCCGGCTTCCGTGCAGAGCAGAGTGGCGGCCGGCTCACCAGTTGGCTCTCCGGTCCCGACAGCGACGCGATTCGCGACGAGGTCGCCGTTCCCGACGGCCATCCATCGGCCGCAATCGACGCGGACCGTCGCGCAGTCGTCGCGGCCGCGGTCTGGCGCGCGGTCACCACGACGGGGCCGTTCTACGTCACCATGGCTGCGATGGTCTGGATCGGTGGAACCGCCTTCGTCGCCGAGGAGGCCTCGCTCGCAGTCTGGGTCGGGTTCGGCGTGTTCGGACTCGCCCTCCTCGCGTTCATGCTCGTCGGCGACGTGGTCGAGGACACGCTCGCAAGCGGGTGGCTGACCTACCGTCGTTTCGACGACCGGCTCGTCGTTCACGACCGTCTGACGAACGAGCCGCAGTGGGCGGTGACGGTCGGCGACCTCCGCGACGCCGAGGTCGTGGCGACTCGACCGACCGACCGCTATCTTGGGACGCGAACGTTCACGGCGACGGTCGGATGGGGCGACGACGAGACGGAACGCACGCTCGGGCCTGTCGCGGACGCCGAGGCGTTCGTCGACGCGTTCGACCTACCGGTCGAGTCGACCGGACTCGCGCCACTCGACCGCCGGTTCGCCGGGGCGGCCGTGGCCTCGATCGTCCTCACCGCGGCTGGCGTCGTCGCCGTGGTGGCCACCCCGCTCGGCCCGTCCACGAGTTGGCTGCTCGCGTTGTTCCTGTTTCCGGCGTTCGCCATCGTCCCCAAGGGGTTCTGGAAGCTCGCGCACTCGTGA
- a CDS encoding DUF6498-containing protein, with the protein MLTPSEKRRAKVAVLMAVNAVPLVGVLALDWSLVALLAVYWVELGACLVGAAVKALFAEGKPVYEANGFSWLVFGALAEKRGRINLPVLPLSIQVANLPAILMALAVGSVGWALFGAIGVGGVGETTGTAMTDAESLSVGLGVLAVIFGRAVDVGRYLLGGTYASVPPQQPLRSALTSMAGTGSALLIGGGFVISGAPPPFVLAFVLAVKLLADIVDVYRDRLEAFDERTSVELGFAPDTPEWERIESSRDGSEIIRPRPSAVVVGGVVRGLRSPLSLVVGGALMLIGLLSTATTSGVAVELLGGAVVVAGAFTALGVFDWSFRYLAMEYRIEDEDDKEAEDAGPGRVVGYDRLFGPQWRLAPESRAELERVRTATDRLFGTETLQLERDDRVYRLPHLPSDAVEIAPLQSNHQLTNGRSGASSATNSETNSFAGDS; encoded by the coding sequence ATGCTCACTCCCAGTGAGAAACGGCGAGCGAAGGTGGCGGTGTTGATGGCGGTGAACGCCGTCCCGCTCGTTGGCGTGCTCGCGCTCGACTGGTCGCTCGTGGCGCTGTTGGCGGTCTACTGGGTCGAACTCGGCGCGTGCCTCGTCGGTGCCGCGGTGAAGGCGCTGTTCGCGGAGGGCAAGCCGGTCTACGAGGCGAACGGCTTCTCGTGGCTCGTGTTCGGTGCCCTGGCCGAAAAGCGCGGGCGCATCAATCTCCCCGTCCTACCGCTGTCGATTCAGGTCGCGAACCTCCCCGCCATCCTGATGGCGCTCGCCGTCGGAAGCGTAGGCTGGGCGCTCTTTGGCGCAATCGGTGTCGGCGGTGTCGGGGAGACCACGGGCACGGCGATGACCGACGCCGAATCGCTCTCTGTCGGCTTGGGTGTGCTCGCCGTCATCTTCGGTCGAGCCGTCGACGTGGGTCGGTACTTGCTCGGAGGAACCTACGCCTCGGTCCCACCGCAGCAGCCGCTTCGGTCGGCGCTCACGTCTATGGCCGGAACCGGCTCGGCGCTCCTCATCGGTGGGGGGTTCGTCATCTCGGGTGCCCCGCCGCCGTTCGTGCTTGCGTTCGTCCTCGCGGTGAAACTCCTCGCCGACATCGTCGATGTCTACCGCGACCGACTGGAGGCGTTCGACGAGCGCACGTCGGTCGAACTCGGATTCGCTCCTGACACACCCGAGTGGGAGCGAATCGAGAGTTCGCGGGACGGGTCTGAAATCATCCGTCCGAGGCCGTCGGCGGTCGTCGTTGGCGGGGTCGTCCGCGGGCTTCGCTCTCCGCTCTCGCTCGTCGTGGGCGGGGCGCTGATGCTGATTGGCCTACTCAGTACCGCGACGACCTCCGGCGTCGCGGTCGAACTGCTCGGGGGAGCCGTGGTCGTCGCTGGAGCGTTCACCGCGCTGGGCGTCTTCGACTGGTCGTTCCGGTATCTGGCGATGGAGTACCGCATCGAGGACGAGGATGACAAGGAGGCCGAGGACGCCGGCCCCGGGCGAGTCGTCGGCTACGACCGACTGTTCGGGCCGCAGTGGCGACTCGCCCCCGAGTCGCGGGCGGAACTAGAGCGCGTCCGGACTGCCACCGACCGCCTGTTCGGAACTGAGACGCTCCAACTCGAACGCGATGACCGTGTGTACCGACTGCCGCACCTCCCGTCGGACGCCGTCGAAATCGCGCCGCTGCAGTCGAATCACCAGCTGACGAACGGGAGGTCGGGCGCGTCGAGTGCGACGAACTCCGAGACGAACTCGTTCGCCGGCGATTCGTAG
- a CDS encoding ABC transporter ATP-binding protein, which translates to MADVTLDAVRKDYDDTTALDGVSLTVSDGEILGVLGPSGCGKTTTLRTVAGFETPTDGTVRFDGEDVTNVPPENRNVGLVFQEYALFDNMTVAENVAFGLKMRGVGKHERRTRAEELLELLDIGEMGDRDPTTLSGGQQQRVGLARALAIEPNILLLDEPMTGLDAQLKARLRTEIGALLAELDVTGLYVTHDQEEAMVMCDRVAVLNEGRVEQVGPPREIYESPANEFVSEFVALDAPDLPFVSW; encoded by the coding sequence ATGGCAGACGTGACACTAGATGCGGTCCGAAAGGACTACGACGACACGACGGCGCTGGACGGCGTTTCGCTCACCGTCTCGGACGGCGAGATTCTGGGCGTACTCGGTCCCTCGGGATGCGGGAAGACGACGACGCTCCGGACCGTCGCCGGCTTCGAGACGCCGACCGACGGCACGGTCAGGTTCGACGGCGAGGACGTGACGAACGTCCCCCCGGAGAACCGCAACGTCGGGTTGGTGTTCCAGGAGTACGCTCTGTTCGACAACATGACCGTCGCCGAGAACGTCGCGTTCGGGCTGAAGATGCGGGGCGTCGGGAAGCACGAGCGACGGACTCGGGCCGAGGAACTGCTCGAACTGCTCGATATTGGCGAGATGGGCGACCGCGACCCGACGACGCTCTCCGGCGGCCAGCAACAGCGCGTCGGGCTGGCTCGCGCACTCGCTATCGAGCCGAACATCCTCCTGTTGGACGAGCCGATGACGGGGCTCGACGCCCAACTGAAGGCGCGCCTGCGGACCGAAATCGGCGCGCTCCTCGCCGAGTTGGACGTCACCGGCCTCTACGTCACCCACGACCAAGAGGAGGCGATGGTGATGTGCGACCGCGTCGCGGTGCTGAACGAGGGTCGCGTCGAACAGGTCGGACCGCCCCGAGAAATCTACGAATCGCCGGCGAACGAGTTCGTCTCGGAGTTCGTCGCACTCGACGCGCCCGACCTCCCGTTCGTCAGCTGGTGA
- a CDS encoding ABC transporter permease, translating to MRPSPSLSRRFGRSVVALALFATVAFLIAPIVLTVVASFATSWTGVLPSGFVTFENWRAVLGLADTIGSQRSMGWSPLFRLPLGGETLTVLVPAELAFSIGLALGGVLINLVVGVPIAYAVARYEFPGKEWVNALSVLPLVPGVILGVAFLRAYPDLSATSFGLIVGYSLLKAPFMVMAVKSEFESMPLRQLEESARSLGASWPRTFLTVIVPNARSGIVSGAIICWALAAAEFNFSYIVWAKGTQPLALFLQRHISNSSFTKAAAAVSMFFFIIVAVTLLLQRVGRRGFDIRGS from the coding sequence ATGAGGCCGTCCCCGTCCCTCTCGCGTCGGTTCGGGCGGTCTGTCGTGGCGCTGGCCCTGTTCGCGACGGTCGCGTTCCTCATCGCGCCCATCGTCCTCACCGTCGTCGCCTCGTTCGCCACGAGTTGGACCGGCGTCCTCCCCTCCGGGTTCGTCACCTTCGAGAACTGGCGGGCGGTGCTGGGGCTCGCGGACACGATTGGCTCACAGCGCAGCATGGGATGGAGCCCCCTGTTCAGGCTCCCGCTCGGCGGCGAGACGCTGACGGTGTTGGTCCCGGCGGAGTTGGCGTTCAGCATCGGGCTGGCGCTCGGCGGCGTCCTCATCAACCTCGTCGTCGGCGTCCCTATCGCGTACGCGGTCGCTCGCTACGAGTTCCCGGGGAAAGAGTGGGTCAACGCGCTCTCGGTGCTCCCGCTCGTGCCGGGCGTCATCTTGGGCGTCGCGTTCCTCCGGGCGTATCCAGACCTCTCGGCGACGAGCTTTGGGCTCATCGTCGGCTACTCGCTCCTGAAAGCGCCGTTCATGGTGATGGCAGTCAAAAGCGAGTTCGAGTCGATGCCGCTCCGACAACTGGAGGAATCGGCTCGCTCGCTGGGCGCGTCGTGGCCGCGGACGTTCCTGACGGTCATCGTGCCGAACGCCCGCTCGGGCATCGTCTCGGGAGCCATCATCTGTTGGGCGCTCGCGGCCGCGGAGTTCAACTTCTCGTACATCGTCTGGGCGAAAGGCACCCAGCCGCTCGCGCTCTTCTTGCAGCGACACATCTCGAACAGTTCGTTCACCAAGGCGGCGGCCGCCGTGTCGATGTTCTTTTTCATCATCGTCGCGGTCACCCTCCTCCTACAGCGGGTCGGTCGCCGCGGATTCGACATCAGAGGTAGCTAA
- a CDS encoding ABC transporter permease, producing the protein MSDRHAENSPHSTLRALTARVVGAFETVANPVTERERESRRIVALCAPFAVLLLVAGLYPLSEVVRISVSTAQYRSVGFSLDAYATLFGDPYYRQVAFNSLWLTTGTTLVSVGLAVPIAHALEKYDLPGEDLLVTLVSFPISLPGIVAAFMILVLFGNNGVVTALAATLTGSRPTDLAFAVSVPGLFVAFVYSMVPRATLILRGTYAEVDSAAEEAAQALGATPFETFRHVTLPQIRPGITGALILTFRTGLAIFGTLVVIQTLVVWTLQLSRELGVGYDVQVAGAMATVYFAFTFLFTVFGLRYTSAEVGI; encoded by the coding sequence ATGTCCGACCGACACGCCGAGAACAGTCCGCACTCGACGCTCCGGGCGCTCACGGCGCGAGTCGTCGGCGCGTTCGAGACCGTCGCGAACCCCGTCACCGAACGAGAGCGCGAGTCCCGCCGCATCGTCGCGCTGTGCGCGCCGTTTGCCGTGCTGTTGCTCGTCGCGGGTCTGTATCCGCTCTCCGAAGTCGTTCGCATCAGCGTCTCGACGGCCCAGTACCGGTCGGTCGGATTCTCGCTCGACGCCTACGCGACGCTGTTCGGCGACCCCTACTACCGACAGGTGGCGTTCAACTCTCTGTGGCTGACCACCGGGACGACGCTCGTCTCGGTCGGACTCGCCGTCCCCATCGCGCACGCCCTCGAGAAGTACGACCTCCCCGGCGAAGACCTCCTCGTCACGCTCGTCTCGTTTCCCATCAGTCTCCCCGGCATCGTCGCCGCGTTCATGATTCTGGTGCTGTTCGGGAACAACGGCGTCGTCACGGCGCTCGCGGCCACCCTCACCGGGAGCCGACCCACTGACCTCGCCTTTGCGGTGAGCGTTCCGGGGCTGTTCGTCGCCTTCGTGTACTCGATGGTGCCGCGCGCGACGCTCATCCTCCGCGGGACGTACGCCGAGGTCGACTCGGCCGCCGAGGAGGCAGCCCAGGCGCTCGGCGCGACGCCGTTCGAGACGTTCCGGCACGTCACACTCCCGCAGATTCGACCGGGTATCACCGGGGCGCTGATACTTACGTTCCGGACGGGACTGGCGATTTTCGGGACGCTCGTCGTCATCCAGACGCTCGTCGTCTGGACGCTCCAACTCTCGCGGGAACTCGGCGTCGGCTACGACGTGCAGGTCGCCGGCGCGATGGCGACCGTCTACTTCGCGTTCACGTTCCTGTTCACCGTCTTCGGACTTCGGTACACCAGCGCGGAGGTCGGCATATGA
- a CDS encoding extracellular solute-binding protein, translating to MAGLAGCLTTSSSESDADSTGSGGGDGETYEVGYQDFQTNIEATAFPDMLYFYCVQSGWMNWPSLMQSFEDSYGVAVHDDDRSSGEALQHMRSHSNNMTHSGYNGGYTYGIVARNEGFTQAYKPKGWDKVPDSLKTDDGHVTATRRVTTAVTYRKDIYEERGLDEPTTWEDLLQPEIMQDLALQTPQAAVGLAAALSVNNAHGGSMDDLQPVIDYYERIQEGGAEFTDNFLAQFSRGEYATFIRYDYSGLDLKYNNDEVAEENVGVALLGGENGNKGALNMPYGYALLEGAPNPAAGKLFMDYVLSLEGQQQFLDAYVRPIRSSELELPDEFIDPSEYDRTEFQVDYGQLVEKQEDIIREITRGANI from the coding sequence GTGGCGGGTCTCGCCGGCTGTCTGACGACGAGCAGTTCCGAGAGCGACGCCGACTCGACGGGTTCCGGTGGCGGCGACGGGGAGACGTACGAGGTCGGCTATCAGGACTTCCAGACGAACATCGAGGCCACCGCGTTCCCCGATATGCTGTACTTCTACTGCGTCCAGTCCGGATGGATGAACTGGCCGTCGCTGATGCAGTCGTTCGAGGACTCCTACGGCGTGGCCGTCCACGACGACGACCGCTCGTCGGGCGAGGCGCTCCAGCACATGCGCTCCCACTCGAACAACATGACCCACTCCGGATACAACGGCGGCTACACCTACGGCATCGTCGCCCGGAACGAGGGCTTCACGCAGGCGTACAAGCCGAAGGGGTGGGACAAGGTTCCGGACTCGCTCAAGACCGACGACGGCCACGTTACGGCGACCCGCCGGGTGACGACGGCCGTGACCTACCGGAAGGATATCTACGAGGAACGCGGCCTCGACGAGCCGACCACGTGGGAGGACCTGCTCCAACCCGAAATCATGCAGGACCTCGCGCTCCAGACCCCGCAGGCGGCGGTCGGGCTCGCGGCAGCGTTATCGGTCAACAACGCCCACGGCGGCAGCATGGACGACCTCCAGCCCGTCATCGACTACTACGAGCGGATTCAGGAGGGCGGCGCTGAGTTCACCGACAACTTCCTCGCGCAGTTCTCCCGCGGCGAGTACGCGACGTTCATCCGGTACGACTACTCCGGGCTCGACCTCAAGTACAACAACGACGAGGTCGCAGAAGAGAACGTCGGCGTCGCGCTCTTGGGCGGCGAAAACGGGAACAAGGGCGCGCTCAACATGCCGTACGGCTACGCGCTCTTGGAGGGTGCGCCGAATCCGGCCGCGGGCAAACTGTTCATGGACTACGTCCTCTCGCTGGAGGGCCAACAGCAGTTCCTCGACGCCTACGTCAGGCCGATTCGCTCCTCGGAGCTGGAGCTTCCCGACGAGTTCATCGACCCGTCCGAGTACGACCGGACGGAGTTCCAAGTCGACTACGGTCAGTTGGTCGAGAAACAGGAGGACATCATCCGAGAGATAACGCGCGGCGCGAACATCTGA
- a CDS encoding aspartate/glutamate racemase family protein, producing the protein MNGDDAGGGERRTVGILGGMSSQSTVEYYRLIDEGINDARGGHHAAELLIRSVDFGTVERFIKTEQWDDAGEYLADAAVDLEAGGADFVVMATNTMHRVAPRIEAALSVPFVHIVDPAADAIHAEGLDAVGVLGTRATMDGAFYRERFEARGIDVIVPDRSRFDELDRIIFEELTKGEVRESSRAFYLGAIDSLVERGAEGIVLGCTEIELLVEQTDRPGVPLFDTTALHAERAVERSLGQTDT; encoded by the coding sequence ATGAACGGAGACGACGCGGGCGGCGGCGAACGACGAACGGTCGGCATTCTCGGCGGTATGAGCAGTCAATCGACGGTGGAGTACTACCGACTCATCGACGAGGGTATCAACGACGCTCGCGGCGGCCATCACGCGGCGGAACTCCTGATTCGGAGCGTCGACTTCGGCACCGTCGAGCGCTTTATCAAAACCGAGCAGTGGGACGACGCGGGAGAGTACCTCGCCGATGCCGCGGTCGACCTCGAAGCGGGCGGCGCGGACTTCGTCGTCATGGCGACGAACACGATGCACAGGGTCGCCCCGCGCATCGAGGCGGCGCTGTCGGTTCCGTTCGTCCACATCGTCGACCCGGCCGCGGACGCGATTCACGCCGAGGGATTGGACGCGGTCGGCGTCTTGGGGACTCGGGCCACGATGGACGGCGCGTTTTACCGGGAGCGATTCGAAGCACGCGGCATCGACGTTATCGTCCCCGACAGGTCGCGTTTCGACGAACTCGACCGAATCATCTTCGAGGAGTTGACCAAGGGCGAGGTCCGCGAGTCGTCTCGCGCGTTCTATCTGGGAGCCATCGACAGCCTGGTCGAGCGGGGTGCCGAGGGTATCGTCCTCGGGTGCACGGAAATCGAACTCCTCGTCGAACAGACTGACCGACCGGGTGTGCCGCTGTTCGACACGACGGCGCTCCACGCCGAGCGGGCCGTCGAACGAAGCCTCGGGCAGACAGACACGTAA